From a single Coriobacteriaceae bacterium genomic region:
- a CDS encoding IS256 family transposase — MPQEESVLRLGRDEALEAARLWQECGDAREFACRVLGGVMNALMDSEAQQMCGAGRNERSDGRENSRNGYRPRSLKTAVGDVELEIPKLRHGTYYPEGMLARWSRVDTSVASIVQEMYACGVSTRKVERVASRLGISSLSSSEVSSLCSDLDAEVEEFRRRDLSGTPCCYLWLDATYMSCRVGSSVVSQGVVTAIGLGADGRKHFLGCDVVDTESEDSWAAFLGGLRERGLAGVRLVVSDSHAGLVAAVSRLFQGCAWQRCVTHLQRNLQSACSGRPEDSKAAVRDLVHAAVYQDDPDLARCVWAEAAPWVASVSARAGEVFERAEDSALAFTAFPRAHWAKLRTNNVQERANREIKRRYRVVQSFPSRESMLRLTCASLMETEGQWSQQRVFSEASAAEGFAGPADRPAPTEGRRRALGRRAGEIVDEIVEKRGLKKE; from the coding sequence CGCGTGCAGGGTGCTGGGCGGCGTGATGAACGCGCTGATGGACTCCGAGGCCCAGCAGATGTGCGGCGCGGGCCGCAACGAGCGCAGCGACGGCAGGGAGAACAGCCGCAACGGCTACCGCCCCAGGTCGCTCAAGACCGCCGTGGGCGACGTGGAGCTCGAGATACCCAAGCTCAGGCACGGCACCTACTACCCCGAGGGCATGCTCGCGCGATGGTCGCGCGTCGACACCTCGGTGGCCTCCATCGTGCAGGAGATGTACGCGTGCGGCGTGTCCACCCGCAAGGTCGAGCGCGTGGCGTCCAGGCTGGGCATATCCTCGCTGTCGAGCTCGGAGGTCTCGAGCCTCTGCTCCGACCTCGACGCCGAGGTGGAGGAGTTCCGCCGCCGCGACCTTTCGGGCACGCCGTGCTGCTACCTGTGGCTCGACGCCACCTACATGAGCTGCAGGGTCGGCTCGTCGGTCGTCTCGCAGGGCGTCGTGACCGCGATCGGGCTGGGCGCCGACGGGCGCAAGCACTTCCTGGGCTGCGACGTGGTCGACACCGAGAGCGAGGACTCCTGGGCGGCATTCCTCGGCGGGCTGCGCGAGCGCGGGCTGGCCGGCGTTCGCCTCGTGGTCTCCGACAGCCACGCCGGGCTCGTGGCCGCCGTCTCGCGCCTGTTCCAGGGCTGCGCCTGGCAGCGCTGCGTGACGCACCTGCAGCGCAACCTCCAGAGCGCCTGCTCGGGCAGGCCCGAGGACTCCAAGGCGGCCGTCAGGGACCTCGTGCACGCCGCGGTCTACCAGGACGACCCCGACCTCGCGCGCTGCGTGTGGGCCGAGGCGGCGCCCTGGGTGGCGTCGGTGTCCGCCAGGGCCGGCGAGGTCTTCGAGCGGGCCGAGGACTCCGCGCTGGCGTTCACGGCCTTCCCCAGGGCGCACTGGGCCAAGCTCCGCACCAACAACGTCCAGGAGCGCGCCAACCGCGAGATCAAGCGCCGCTACAGGGTCGTGCAGTCCTTCCCCTCGAGGGAGTCGATGCTGCGCCTGACGTGCGCGAGCCTCATGGAGACCGAGGGGCAGTGGTCCCAGCAGCGCGTGTTCTCCGAGGCCTCGGCCGCCGAGGGCTTCGCCGGGCCCGCGGACAGGCCGGCCCCGACAGAGGGGAGGCGCCGCGCGCTCGGGCGGCGCGCCGGGGAGATAGTGGACGAGATAGTCGAGAAGCGCGGTCTCAAGAAGGAGTAA